A single genomic interval of Corylus avellana chromosome ca10, CavTom2PMs-1.0 harbors:
- the LOC132163848 gene encoding glucan endo-1,3-beta-glucosidase-like encodes MRSWDLGNLLGFLINPSGINYARLRIWYGQVANDLPPSAKVIDLYKENGIKRIRIFDPNPKTPQAVRGSNIELLVCVSNGDIENLANNAAAATDWVQRKIKAYFPDVRFQYIAIENEIKLNDAIALYVLPVMLFYTNVLT; translated from the coding sequence ATGAGAAGTTGGGATTTGGGCAATCTTTTAGGATTCTTAATAAATCCAAGTGGCATCAATTATGCAAGGTTGCGCATATGGTATGGACAGGTTGCCAATGATTTACCACCTTCAGCTAAAGTTATAGATTTGTATAAAGAAAATGGTATCAAGAGGATACGAATTTTTGATCCAAATCCAAAAACCCCTCAGGCTGTCAGAGGATCCAACATAGAACTTCTTGTTTGTGTTTCTAATGGAGACATTGAAAACCTTGCCAACAATGCCGCTGCTGCAACTGATTGggtccaaagaaaaataaaggccTACTTTCCTGATGTCAGGTTTCAATACATTGCTATCGAAAACGAAATAAAGCTTAATGATGCAATAGCCCTATATGTTCTACCAGTCATGTTGTTTTATACCAATGTCTTGACATAA
- the LOC132163850 gene encoding glucan endo-1,3-beta-glucosidase-like, giving the protein MASIFETRKKPFMAAILLLLGLLISSPGKSVAQSVGVCYGQIANDLPPPTEVIAMYKANGIERMRIFNPNSEILEALRGSNIELIIGVYNDDIENLANNAAAANVWVQTNIKAYLPDVRFRYIVVGNEIKPNDPMAPYVLLAMQNIHASLASEEIKVSTVIDMSLLGSSYPPSTGSFSDVATSYINPIVAFLATTGAPLLANVYPYFSYISNTQTIDLKYALFTSPGVVVRDGNFEYQNLFAASMDALYSALEKVGGANVGVVVSESGWPSAGGIAATIENAGTYYNNLIRYSKNGTPKRPGYLETYLFAMFDENQKGPEETERNFGLFFPNKQPKYQLTSLHDKKEIFYGCHVATNSRAVDNQTRKISCTIGGRMLWTDCQ; this is encoded by the exons atGGCTTCAATCTTTGAGACAAGAAAGAAACCTTTTATGGCTGCCATATTGCTACTTCTAGGGCTGTTGATATCCAGCCCAGGAAAATCAG TTGCACAATCGGTTGGCGTATGTTATGGACAGATTGCCAATGATTTGCCACCTCCAACTGAAGTTATAGCTATGTATAAAGCAAATGGTATCGAGAGGATGAGAATTTTTAATCCAAATTCAGAAATCCTCGAGGCCCTTAGAGGATCCAACATAGAACTTATTATCGGCGTGTATAATGATGACATTGAAAACCTTGCCAACAATGCTGCTGCGGCAAATGTTTGGGTCCAGACAAACATAAAGGCCTACTTGCCTGATGTTAGATTTCGATACATTGTTGTTGGGAATGAAATAAAGCCTAATGATCCAATGGCCCCATATGTTCTACTAGCTATGCAGAACATTCACGCTTCTCTTGCATCCGAAGAAATTAAGGTTTCAACG gtaATAGACATGTCTTTGTTGGGAAGTTCATACCCTCCATCAACAGGCTCATTTAGTGATGTTGCTACTTCATACATCAATCCAATTGTTGCCTTCCTAGCCACAACCGGAGCACCACTTCTTGCCAATGTGTACCCATATTTTAGCTACATAAGTAACACACAAACCATCGACCTTAAATATGCCTTATTCACTTCACCAGGGGTTGTGGTACGAGATGGTAACTTTGAATACCAAAATCTCTTTGCCGCAAGCATGGATGCCCTCTACTCCGCTCTTGAGAAGGTCGGCGGAGCCAACGTGGGTGTCGTTGTATCGGAGAGCGGTTGGCCGTCTGCAGGCGGTATAGCAGCAACAATTGAGAATGCGGGGACTTACTATAACAATTTGATTAGATACTCCAAGAATGGGACTCCCAAGAGGCCTGGATATTTGGAAACTTATTTGTTTGCCATGTTTGATGAAAACCAAAAGGGCCCCGAAGAAACTGAGAGAAATTTTGGTCTCTTCTTCCCTAACAAGCAACCCAAGTACCAGCTGACCAGTCTCCATG ACAAGAAAGAAATCTTTTATGGCTGCCATGTTGCTACTAATTCTAGGGCTGTTGATAACCAGACTAggaaaatcag CTGCACAATCGGTGGGCGTATGTTATGGACAGATTGCCAATGA
- the LOC132164348 gene encoding glucan endo-1,3-beta-glucosidase-like: MRIFNPNPETLEALRGSNIELIIGVYNNDIENLANNAAAANDWVQTNIKAYLPDVRFRYIAVGNEIKPNDPMAPYVLLAMKNIHASLASEEIKVSTVIDMSLLGSSYPPSTGSFSEVATSYINPIVAFLATTGAPLLANVYPYFSYISNTQTINLNYALFTSPGVVVRDGNFEYQNLFAASMDALYSALEKVGGANVGVVVSESGWPSAGGIAATVENAGTYYSNLIKYSKNGTPKRPGYLETYLFAMFDENQKGPEETERNFGLFFPNKQPKYQQTSFS; encoded by the exons ATGAGAATTTTTAATCCAAATCCAGAAACCCTCGAGGCCCTCAGAGGATCCAACATAGAACTTATTATCGGCGTTTATAATAATGACATTGAAAACCTTGCTAACAACGCTGCCGCCGCAAATGATTGGGTCCAGACAAACATAAAGGCCTACTTGCCTGATGTCAGATTTCGATACATTGCTGTCGGGAATGAAATAAAGCCTAATGATCCAATGGCCCCATATGTTCTACTAGCCATGAAGAACATTCACGCTTCTCTTGCATCTGAAGAAATAAAGGTTTCAACG gtaATAGACATGTCTTTGTTGGGAAGTTCATACCCTCCATCAACAGGCTCATTTAGTGAAGTTGCTACTTCATACATCAATCCAATCGTTGCCTTCCTAGCCACAACTGGAGCACCACTTCTTGCCAATGTGTATCCATATTTTAGCTACATAAGTAACACACAAACCATCAACCTTAACTATGCCTTATTCACTTCACCAGGGGTTGTGGTACGAGATGGCAACTTTGAATACCAAAATCTCTTTGCTGCAAGCATGGATGCCCTCTACTCCGCTCTCGAGAAGGTCGGCGGAGCTAACGTGGGTGTTGTTGTATCGGAGAGCGGTTGGCCGTCTGCAGGCGGAATAGCAGCAACAGTTGAGAATGCGGGGACTTACTATAGCAATTTGATTAAATACTCCAAGAATGGGACTCCCAAGAGGCCTGGATATTTAGAAACTTATTTGTTTGCCATGTTTGATGAAAACCAAAAGGGCCCTGAAGAAACTGAGAGAAATTTTGGTCTCTTCTTCCCAAACAAGCAACCCAAGTACCAGCAGACTAGTTTTTCTTGA
- the LOC132163244 gene encoding uncharacterized protein LOC132163244 isoform X1: MPLLLLPYIIAFVFNSLAIGHLALPPVHLSAHILYKSYSSWLMATLLTVQGPPDRGSEREREREKIVGGAVLGRQSKKKLVKVMEDGSSNSSSAAKGLELEALQKKHEEKGSKIQELKRQIEATKHLLENKKEVPEEQMEAFKNLSKKYNSMRDEYYALLAEKSSKKDK; the protein is encoded by the exons ATGCCCCTACTGCTACTGCCCTACATCATTGCTTTTGTCTTCAATAGCTTAGCTATAGGTCATCTAGCATTGCCACCAGTCCATCTTTCAGCTCATATCCTGTATAAATCTTACAGTTCATGGCTCATGGCCACACTTCTCACAGTGCAGGGGCCACCAGACAGAggaagtgagagagagagagagagagagaaaatagtaGGGGGTGCTGTGCTTGGAAGGCAGAGTAAAAAG AAATTAGTTAAAGTCATGGAAGATGGCAGCTCAAACAGTTCCTCAG CTGCAAAAGGATTGGAGTTGGAAGCCCTGCAGAAGAAGCATGAGGAAAAAGGTTCAAAGATTCAAGAGCTCAAGAGACAAATTGAAGCAACTAAGCATCTTCTGGAAAATAAGAAGGAAGTCCCAGAGGAGCAAATGGAAGCTTTCAAGAACTTGAGCAAGAAATATAACAGCATGAGAGATGAATATTATGCGTTGTTGGCTGAGAAGTCAAGTAAGAAAGATAAGTAA
- the LOC132163244 gene encoding uncharacterized protein LOC132163244 isoform X2 has product MEDGSSNSSSAAKGLELEALQKKHEEKGSKIQELKRQIEATKHLLENKKEVPEEQMEAFKNLSKKYNSMRDEYYALLAEKSSKKDK; this is encoded by the exons ATGGAAGATGGCAGCTCAAACAGTTCCTCAG CTGCAAAAGGATTGGAGTTGGAAGCCCTGCAGAAGAAGCATGAGGAAAAAGGTTCAAAGATTCAAGAGCTCAAGAGACAAATTGAAGCAACTAAGCATCTTCTGGAAAATAAGAAGGAAGTCCCAGAGGAGCAAATGGAAGCTTTCAAGAACTTGAGCAAGAAATATAACAGCATGAGAGATGAATATTATGCGTTGTTGGCTGAGAAGTCAAGTAAGAAAGATAAGTAA
- the LOC132163853 gene encoding glucan endo-1,3-beta-glucosidase-like — protein MAAILLLLGLLITSLGKSATQSVGICYGQIAKDLPPPAEVIDLCKANDIERFIGNEIKPNDTIAPYVLPATLDIRASLASEEIKVLTAIDMTLLESSYPPSTGSFSDVATSYMNQIVAFLATTGAPLLANVYSYYSYMHNTQTIDRNYALFTSPGVVVRDGNLEYQNLFVATMDALYSALKKVSGANMGVVISESGSSFPGGIAAAVENAGTYYSNLIRYFKNGTPKRLGYLETYLFAMFNENQKGPAESEINFGLFFPNKQPKYQLTSFTSQSNLFLPS, from the exons ATGGCTGCCATATTGCTACTTCTAGGGCTTTTGATAACCAGCCTAGGAAAATCAG CTACACAATCGGTGGGCATATGCTATGGACAAATTGCCAAAGATTTGCCACCTCCTGCTGAAGTTATAGATCTGTGTAAAGCAAATGATATCGAGAGG TTTATCGGAAATGAAATAAAGCCTAATGATACAATAGCCCCATATGTTCTACCAGCCACGCTGGACATTCGTGCTTCTCTTGCATCAGAAGAAATTAAGGTTTTAACG GCAATAGACATGACTTTGTTGGAAAGTTCATACCCTCCATCAACAGGCTCATTTAGTGACGTTGCTACTTCATACATGAATCAGATTGTTGCCTTCTTGGCCACAACTGGAGCACCACTTCTTGCTAATGTGTACTCATATTATAGTTACATGCATAACACACAAACCATCGACCGTAACTATGCCTTATTCACTTCACCAGGGGTTGTGGTACGAGATGGCAACTTAGAATACCAAAATCTCTTTGTTGCAACCATGGATGCCCTCTACTCCGCTCTCAAGAAGGTCAGCGGAGCGAACATGGGTGTCGTTATATCGGAGAGCGGTTCGTCATTCCCAGGCGGTATAGCAGCAGCGGTTGAGAATGCAGGGACTTACTATAGCAATTTGATTCGATACTTCAAGAATGGGACTCCCAAGAGGCTTGGATATTTAGAAACTTATTTGTTTGCCATGTTTAATGAAAACCAAAAGGGCCCTGCAGAATCTGAGATAAATTTTGGTCTCTTCTTCCCTAACAAGCAACCCAAGTACCAACTGACTAGTTTTACTTCGCAAAGCAATTTG TTCCTTCCTTCATGA